A section of the Rhodococcus sp. 4CII genome encodes:
- a CDS encoding NDMA-dependent alcohol dehydrogenase: protein MKTKAAVLLEPGKPFEIMELDLDGPGVGEVLIKYTAAGLCHSDLHLTDGDLPPRYPIVGGHEGSGIIEEVGPGVTKVKPGDHVVCSFIPNCGTCRYCATGRSNLCDMGASILEGCMSDGSFRFHGNGLDFGAMCMLGTFSERATISQHSVVKIDDWLPLETAVLVGCGVPTGWGTSVYAGGVRPGDTTVIYGIGGLGINAVQGAVSAGAKYVVVVDPVAFKRDTAMKFGATHAFADAASAAEKVKEITWGQGADQALILVGTVDEDVVSAATAVIGKGGTVVITGLADPAKLTVHVSGLDLTLNEKTIKGTLFGSSNPQYDIVRLLRLYDAGKLNLDDLITTRYTLDQVNEGYQDLRDGKNIRGVIIHA from the coding sequence ATGAAGACCAAGGCTGCGGTACTACTCGAGCCGGGAAAGCCATTCGAGATCATGGAACTCGACCTCGACGGTCCCGGCGTCGGCGAAGTGTTGATCAAATACACCGCCGCCGGGTTGTGCCACTCGGACCTGCATCTGACCGACGGTGACCTGCCGCCGCGCTATCCGATCGTCGGTGGACACGAGGGATCGGGCATCATCGAAGAAGTCGGTCCCGGTGTCACCAAGGTCAAACCAGGTGATCACGTGGTGTGCAGCTTCATCCCGAACTGCGGAACCTGCCGGTACTGCGCCACCGGTCGCTCCAATCTCTGTGACATGGGCGCCAGCATCCTGGAAGGGTGTATGAGCGACGGCAGTTTCCGGTTCCACGGCAACGGTCTGGATTTCGGGGCGATGTGCATGCTCGGCACCTTCTCCGAACGCGCCACCATCTCCCAGCACTCGGTGGTCAAGATCGACGATTGGTTGCCGCTCGAGACTGCGGTGCTCGTCGGCTGCGGCGTTCCGACCGGCTGGGGCACCTCGGTTTATGCGGGCGGTGTGCGGCCCGGCGACACGACCGTCATCTACGGCATCGGTGGGCTCGGCATCAACGCCGTCCAGGGTGCGGTGAGCGCGGGCGCGAAGTATGTCGTCGTGGTCGACCCGGTGGCATTCAAACGTGACACGGCGATGAAGTTCGGTGCCACCCACGCCTTCGCCGACGCGGCCAGCGCTGCGGAAAAGGTCAAGGAGATCACCTGGGGGCAGGGCGCCGATCAGGCGCTGATCTTGGTCGGCACGGTCGACGAGGACGTGGTCTCGGCGGCGACCGCGGTGATCGGTAAGGGTGGCACCGTGGTGATCACCGGGCTGGCGGATCCGGCGAAGCTCACCGTGCATGTCTCGGGCCTCGATCTGACCCTCAACGAGAAGACGATCAAGGGCACCCTGTTCGGCTCGTCGAACCCGCAGTACGACATCGTGCGGCTGCTGCGACTCTACGATGCCGGCAAGCTCAACCTCGACGACCTGATCACCACCAGATACACCCTCGACCAGGTCAACGAGGGTTATCAGGACCTGCGGGACGGTAAGAACATCCGCGGCGTGATTATCCACGCGTGA